ATGCCGCCGGCGGGGTCCCACTGAGAGGGAGCAGCGGCTGATTGCGTCCAACCCCTTCGCTCTGCCCCGGCGGATCAGGCATCATGACCGGACTTCCCCGGGTTCGCAGTCGGGTACTCCTACGTCGGTCGACGGTGTCTGAGTTCGTCTCCCGCGCACAGCAACTGACGTCGTCGGTGTCCACCCGGATTGCGGGTGGACACCAACGACGTCGGATGAACCGTCCCGATCAGGTACCGAGTTTCAGCAGCATGGAACCCGCCTCCGGACCCCCGCCGATCCCCACGGCGGCCACCGACAGGTCCTTCTTGATCTGGCGATCTCCGGCCTGCCGCCACAATTGGGTACAGGCCTCGTGCAGGAACCCGTAACCATGCAGACGGCCCGCCGACAACTGCCCACCGTGGGGGTTGATCGGCAACGTGCCGTCGATCGCGTAGTACCCCTCGTCGTCGAGGAACTGCCCGACCTTGCCGTGCTCGGCGAAGCCGAGCGCTTCGATCCACTGCGAACACAGGTAGCTGAATCCGTCGTAGAGCGTTGCGAAGTCGACATCGGCCGGGGTCAGGTCGGTCCCTTCCCACATCGACGCGGCGGCGTCGTGTGAGGCCATCGTCGTGAGGTCGGTTCGCTGGTCCCAGGAGTGTCGCTCGTAGAGCGCCGAGCCTGCCGCTTCGATGGTGATCGGTGTCTGTTTCAGGCCAACCGTCTCTTCTCGCCGCGACAGGATGATCGCGGTCGCTCCGTCACACGGGACGTCACAGTCGAACAATCCCATGGGAGTCGAGATCATCCGCGCGTTCAAGTAGTCGACCATCGACATCGGCTTGCGGTAGATGGCGTTCGGATTCCGGGCCGCGTTGGTGCGTGCGTTGATGACCAACTTTCCGAGATGCTCTCTGGTCAAGCCGAACTCATACATGTAACGCTGTGCGTACATGCCGATCCAGCTGGCCGGGGAGGCGGCTCCGAATGGCATCCGGAACTCCGCATGGCCCGACGCACGCATCGCCTTGCCCGTCAGCGCGGCGGCGCGACCAGATGCCTGGGCAGTGGCCTCCCAGACCGACCGAAAGCACAGCACGTGTGTGGCGCGGCCCGAAGAGATTGCCGCAGCCGCGTCGAGCAGCGTGCCTATCTGGCCCGACGTCTCCACACCGCTGACGTGCCACCTGGTCCTCAACCCGAAGGCATCGCGGACATCGTGCGTGGTCGCACCGACGAACCCGCCCTCCGCCTGTACCGGGCCCGGATAGCTTGCGACACCGTCGATGTCATCGAACGTCAGGCCCGCGTGGGCCACAGCGCGCTCGGCGGCCTCGAGCGCCAGGTCGATACCCGAACGCCCGATCCGCCGGCCGATCTCGGACTGACCTATCCCGCTGATGACCGCCTTGTCGTCCACGAAACTCATGCTGCCAACGGCCTGAAGAAGGGCAGGGACACATCGTCGTGTGACTCGAACACGACCTCGACCGGCTGTCCGATCTCGACCGCATTCACATCGACGCCGACGATGCACGTGGTCAGGCGGACATCGGGCTGATCGTCGAGTTCGACCACCGCGATGACGTAGGGAGGAGGGAAAGCGGGAAGCCAGGGGTGGTGATTGACCGTGAAGGACGCGATTCGTGCACGCCCGGACGCGGCCTCTGGTCCGACGTTGCGACTCCGGCATCGCCAGCATGCCCCGACCGGCGGGTGAATCCAGCCTCGACAGTCTCGACATCGGTATATGCGGAGTTCACCGTCGAATCCTCCGGTCCAGAAGGCCTCCGATTCCGGGGTCACCTCCGGCAGAATCCGACCTGCCTCGTTAGACATCTGCTCGTCCTTCCGAAAATCACTGTTGTCCGGGCGGCCGGCAGCTGCGCGACGCGCGTGACGGCGGTCACCCCGGTCTCAGGTTAGCATTCATCACCACTGTGTCAGATATTGATTTGCCAACTTGGCTCAAGGATCGGGTCGCAGGGGTGGATCTCGCATCCACCTGCCAATCTAGAGTCCAACTTCGTAGTGACACGCGACACAAAACGCGGGTATTTTCGTGTACACTTAGTCAGATATAGCCCGATGGGGCACGGCGACGATCAGTCGCGGCCCATCGAGTCAGGACCGAGAGGAACAATTGACGTGGTCGGTGTGCTGAACGGAATTCGTGTTGTCGAGGTGGCGGCCTGGACGTATGTGCCGGTGGCGGGCGCGATCCTCGCCGAGTGGGGCGCGGACGTACTGAAGATCGAGCATCCCGAGTCGGGTGATCCCCAGCGCGGGCTCGTGACGTCGGGATTGATCCCGGCCGGCGGGGTCAATCACATGTTCGAACTCCCGAACCGCGGAAAACGCAGCGTTGCAATCGATCTCAAGTCAGAACAGGGACGCGCCCTGCTGATGCGGCTGATCGCCACCGCCG
The genomic region above belongs to Gordonia hongkongensis and contains:
- a CDS encoding Zn-ribbon domain-containing OB-fold protein, which produces MSNEAGRILPEVTPESEAFWTGGFDGELRIYRCRDCRGWIHPPVGACWRCRSRNVGPEAASGRARIASFTVNHHPWLPAFPPPYVIAVVELDDQPDVRLTTCIVGVDVNAVEIGQPVEVVFESHDDVSLPFFRPLAA
- a CDS encoding thiolase family protein; the encoded protein is MSFVDDKAVISGIGQSEIGRRIGRSGIDLALEAAERAVAHAGLTFDDIDGVASYPGPVQAEGGFVGATTHDVRDAFGLRTRWHVSGVETSGQIGTLLDAAAAISSGRATHVLCFRSVWEATAQASGRAAALTGKAMRASGHAEFRMPFGAASPASWIGMYAQRYMYEFGLTREHLGKLVINARTNAARNPNAIYRKPMSMVDYLNARMISTPMGLFDCDVPCDGATAIILSRREETVGLKQTPITIEAAGSALYERHSWDQRTDLTTMASHDAAASMWEGTDLTPADVDFATLYDGFSYLCSQWIEALGFAEHGKVGQFLDDEGYYAIDGTLPINPHGGQLSAGRLHGYGFLHEACTQLWRQAGDRQIKKDLSVAAVGIGGGPEAGSMLLKLGT